One Streptomyces drozdowiczii DNA segment encodes these proteins:
- a CDS encoding 4'-phosphopantetheinyl transferase family protein, whose translation MSAPPRVRLRTLSLPAPGEPSPFPVPGCLDAGELARAAGFAGPRARLRYVTAHVALREVLAEYTGTDAARLRFGRDRPGGTGGGPGGRPVLLGFPDGPHFSLSHSHDLIMIAVAALPVGVDVQRVPRTGTVEALLPRLHPAERAGLLRVPRAARAAAFARLWTRKEAYLKGLGTGLARGLAADCLLDGTQPAGWHVRDLAAPPGYAAATAVAYPSAPEAGPLPAIHCPGTA comes from the coding sequence GTGAGCGCTCCGCCTCGGGTCCGGCTGCGGACGCTGTCCCTGCCCGCCCCGGGCGAACCTTCCCCGTTTCCCGTCCCTGGCTGCCTCGACGCGGGAGAGCTGGCCCGTGCCGCCGGTTTCGCCGGTCCGCGCGCCCGGCTTCGCTACGTCACCGCCCATGTCGCGCTGCGCGAGGTCCTTGCCGAGTACACCGGTACGGATGCGGCACGGCTGCGGTTCGGGCGCGACCGGCCCGGCGGAACGGGCGGCGGTCCGGGAGGGCGGCCGGTGCTGCTCGGCTTCCCGGACGGGCCGCACTTCTCGCTCTCGCACAGCCACGACCTGATCATGATCGCCGTCGCCGCCCTGCCCGTGGGCGTCGACGTGCAGCGCGTGCCGCGGACCGGCACGGTCGAGGCGCTGCTGCCCCGGCTGCACCCGGCGGAGCGCGCGGGCCTGCTACGCGTCCCCCGGGCCGCGCGGGCAGCCGCCTTCGCCCGGCTGTGGACGCGGAAGGAGGCGTACCTGAAGGGCCTCGGTACGGGCCTCGCGCGCGGTCTGGCCGCCGACTGCCTCCTGGACGGGACGCAGCCGGCCGGCTGGCACGTCCGCGACCTGGCGGCTCCTCCCGGGTACGCGGCGGCGACCGCCGTCGCGTACCCCTCCGCCCCGGAGGCCGGCCCGCTACCCGCCATCCACTGCCCCGGCACGGCGTGA
- a CDS encoding alpha/beta hydrolase, translating into MMLTTTARPSPETGAPGRLSPGVRRITLDAAGVPLSALLSEPVDGRPARATVVALHGGGMSAGYFDGQAHPDVSLLTLGARLGCAVLALDRPGYGASAPCLPAGQSLLEQAATVRAALADARDRHVSAPLFLLAHSFGGKLALALAADAPAGAFVGLDVSGCGHRPAASAGLLGRTTAAGLRRLNWGPLRLYPAGTFRESGAVVAPVPRREAESAAEWGALSPRLLPRVRVPVRFTFAEHEAWWRHDDADLVDLAAQFSAAPRVLVDRLPAAGHNVSLGSAARAYHLRALAFLDECLDAGDRAAAR; encoded by the coding sequence ATGATGCTGACGACCACGGCACGCCCTTCACCGGAGACCGGCGCCCCCGGCCGGCTGTCGCCGGGGGTCCGCAGGATCACCCTCGACGCGGCCGGCGTCCCCCTGTCCGCGCTGCTGAGCGAGCCCGTGGACGGACGTCCGGCGCGGGCGACCGTCGTCGCCCTGCACGGCGGCGGGATGAGCGCCGGATACTTCGACGGGCAGGCCCATCCGGACGTCTCCCTGCTGACGCTCGGCGCCCGCCTCGGCTGCGCCGTGCTCGCACTCGACCGGCCCGGATACGGCGCGTCGGCCCCGTGTCTGCCCGCCGGGCAGTCGTTGCTGGAGCAGGCGGCGACGGTCCGGGCGGCGCTCGCCGACGCGCGGGACCGCCATGTGTCCGCGCCGCTGTTCCTGCTCGCCCACTCCTTCGGCGGCAAGCTCGCCCTCGCTCTCGCCGCCGACGCCCCGGCCGGCGCCTTCGTCGGCCTGGACGTCTCCGGGTGCGGGCACCGGCCGGCCGCCTCCGCCGGGCTGCTCGGCCGCACCACGGCCGCCGGTCTGCGCCGGCTCAACTGGGGTCCGCTGCGGCTCTATCCGGCCGGGACCTTCCGCGAGAGCGGGGCGGTCGTCGCCCCGGTGCCCCGGCGGGAGGCCGAATCGGCGGCGGAGTGGGGCGCATTGTCCCCCCGCCTGCTGCCCCGGGTGCGGGTGCCGGTGCGCTTCACCTTCGCCGAGCACGAGGCGTGGTGGCGTCACGACGACGCGGATCTGGTGGACCTGGCCGCGCAGTTCTCGGCGGCGCCGCGAGTGCTGGTCGACCGGCTTCCCGCGGCCGGGCACAACGTCAGCCTGGGTTCCGCCGCCCGGGCCTACCACCTGCGCGCCCTGGCCTTTCTCGACGAGTGCCTCGACGCCGGCGACCGGGCCGCCGCACGGTGA
- a CDS encoding ABC transporter permease: MSALGTSPDGPVTAPGTPFDGAPREAPARLRRTAGFWLARPGLVLSVVFLALVLLAALHPALFTGRDPLAGVPADRLRPPGGEHLLGTDQLGRDLFTRLVHGSSLTLRATALAVFVGLVAGSLTGLVAGAAGGWADSVLMRFTDVLLAVPGLLLSLALVTALGFGTVQVAVAVGVTSVAMFARIMRAEVLRVAGSTYVEAARASGTRWYAVLLRHVLPNAAGPVLVYAAVDFGGVVLQVSSLSFLGYGARPPAPEWGSLVAGGRDYLATAWWLTTLPGLVLAATVLAANRIARALDGEAKESTP; this comes from the coding sequence ATGAGCGCACTCGGTACGTCCCCCGACGGCCCGGTCACCGCGCCCGGCACGCCCTTCGACGGCGCACCGCGGGAAGCGCCCGCGCGGCTGCGCCGGACCGCCGGGTTCTGGCTCGCCCGGCCCGGACTCGTCCTGTCCGTCGTGTTCCTCGCCCTGGTCCTGCTCGCCGCGCTCCACCCCGCCCTGTTCACCGGCCGCGATCCGCTGGCCGGGGTGCCCGCCGACCGGCTCCGGCCGCCCGGCGGGGAACACCTCCTGGGCACCGACCAGCTCGGCCGTGATCTGTTCACCCGGCTGGTGCACGGCAGCTCCCTCACCCTGCGGGCGACCGCGCTCGCCGTCTTCGTCGGTCTGGTGGCGGGGTCGCTGACCGGGCTGGTGGCCGGCGCGGCCGGCGGGTGGGCCGACAGTGTGCTGATGCGGTTCACCGACGTACTCCTCGCCGTGCCGGGACTGCTGCTCTCGCTCGCCCTGGTCACCGCCCTCGGCTTCGGAACCGTGCAGGTCGCCGTGGCCGTCGGGGTGACCAGCGTGGCCATGTTCGCCCGGATCATGCGGGCCGAGGTCCTGCGGGTCGCCGGGTCCACGTACGTGGAGGCCGCTCGGGCGAGTGGCACCCGGTGGTACGCGGTGCTGCTACGCCATGTGCTGCCGAACGCGGCCGGGCCCGTCCTCGTCTACGCGGCGGTGGACTTCGGCGGCGTCGTGCTCCAGGTGTCGTCGTTGTCGTTCCTCGGTTACGGGGCGCGCCCGCCGGCCCCCGAGTGGGGGTCGCTGGTCGCCGGCGGCCGCGACTACCTGGCCACCGCCTGGTGGCTGACCACCCTGCCCGGACTCGTCCTGGCGGCGACGGTCCTGGCCGCCAACCGCATCGCCCGCGCCCTCGACGGCGAGGCGAAGGAGAGCACCCCATGA